ATCCAGTGGGTACTTCCACGTCTTACACAGAAAGAAATGAGTTCCAGGACTTGCCTGAGGTCCCTCATCTGGCCAGGCTCCACTCAAGCCTGTCTCCAAACCACTTCTTCATcccactctcctgcctcctgcaCACTGCCTGACCCTGGTTTGGCTTTGGGGCAGTCTGTACCCACAGCTAGCCATGGCTCACACAGCTGCCATCATAGGTTGGCTTTCTGACGGAGAAGGAAGCCGCTGAGCCAGTAGGTTTTGGCTGCTCTCTGTATTGGATAAATTCCAGACCTGGCAGCTTGCCCTATAACTCTGACAGGCCTTAAACACCCCCACACTCCTGCCCCAGAAGTGACACAGTCCTCAAAGACCTCCGTGAGCAGTGGGCTGACAATCGGCTGAGCCAGACTGTCCATCCTGCAGCCTTCTGTGCTTGTGCCGGGGCTGGGGccacccacctcctcctccttgctcAAACTGTCTGGCTGGGCCAGCCGGAAGAGGCAGTCATAGACAGGGTTCACCAGGGCCATCATGGGCATGTTGTTCACctgtgaggaagaggaggggtcaGAGCACCAGGCTTAGTGGCCAAGGGGAGCAGTCCAACCTGGGCCTCGGGAGACAGGCTATGTCTGCCTCCCTGGGTGGCTGCCGGGGCCTCACCCTCAGGTAGTCAAAGATGTTGCAGATAAAGGTGACATAGCAGACCCAGCCCTGCAGGGAGCGTGCTCGCAGCTGCTCCCGAGCCTGGTACTCCTGCTGCAGCCGGTTGAGGAGTCCACGCCGGAAGACACTCTGGCCTGCTTGTTTACTCTCTGCCTGTGAGCCAGGGAGAGGAAGGTGAAGGGTGGGGGGCAGTGCCCCTGCAACCCCACCCATCCTatgcctctctctgtctttgagCTAGACCCTGTGCATCTCTGTCCTGCAGGCCAGGCCTCCTGCCCACTCCTGAAGCACCTTCCTCAAAGCAGCTTCCTTTACTCTCCCAACCCCTAACCTGAATGATGGCGTAGCACATGCGTCCTGCTTCCTTGCTGAACACACAGTCCTGCAGAGAATGGTCCACGATCACATTGGCCACTTTGTCCAAGTCCACAGCACCCGGATCTAGGGGTAGAGATAGGAGGGGAGTCTAGAGCTGCTGCTTTATCACATTTGCCTCCACCCGCTTCTAAGAATTTGAGATATTTACAGTAGAGCACTCATATGCTTGAAGTGAAAGAGATCAAAAATCATACAGAGGACCGTGGCTCCAGTGGTGCAATCGGTTAGCGCATGGTACTTATAAGAAaccatggccgggtgcggtggctcatgcctgtaatcccaacactttgggagaccgaggtgggtggatcacctggggtcaggagtttgagaccagcctggctaacatggtgaaaccccatctctactaaaaatacaaaaattagccgggtgtggtggcttatgcgtCATCTCATGtcatccaagctacttgggaggctagggcaggagaatcacttggtcctgggaggcagaggttgcagtgagccgagatcatgctattgcactccagcctggacgacaaagcaagactccatctcaaaaaaaaaaaagcaaagaaaaataaaataaatcatacagagggcctggtgtggtggctcatgcctgtaatcccagcactttgagaggccgaggcgggtggatcacctgaggtcaggaggtcaagaccagcctggccaacatgatgaaaccccgtctctacaaaaatacaaaaaattagctggccatggtggcgggcgcctgtgaccccagctacttgggaggctgaggcaggaaaattgcttgaacctgggaggcggaggttgcagtgagccaagatcgtgccattgcactccagcttgggcaagaagagcgaaactgtctcaaaaaagagaaaagaatccaTACAGAGGACAGTAACCATACAAACAAACAGCTGTAGCTGTCTGTCTTCTGGTTGCCCAGTCAGAGAAAATGGGGAGGGTTATGTGGCTAGTAGGGACCAATCAAAGTAAGAATGTAGTTTCTCAGGAAACACATCTTTTCCTGGCACTAGGTTGAGGAAGGAATACCGACCAGGACATGCCTCCAGCAGCAATTTCACAAGAAAAAGTGTTCTTATACTACACACATGCAAACCCCCGACAAGAGAGGGCCACACAGGGCCTCCCAACAGGCTCGGCTTGACACATGATGGGTGTTGCTAATTATTAGTTGAAGACAAACTTCTGTCCTGCGTGTCACAGCGGGAAGGCATCAGGTGAGGGCAATTAGTATAGCTCCTCTGGCAAA
This Nomascus leucogenys isolate Asia chromosome 14, Asia_NLE_v1, whole genome shotgun sequence DNA region includes the following protein-coding sequences:
- the MIF4GD gene encoding MIF4G domain-containing protein isoform X1, with protein sequence MGEPSREEYKIQSFDAETQQLLKTALKDPGAVDLDKVANVIVDHSLQDCVFSKEAGRMCYAIIQAESKQAGQSVFRRGLLNRLQQEYQAREQLRARSLQGWVCYVTFICNIFDYLRVNNMPMMALVNPVYDCLFRLAQPDSLSKEEEVDCLVLQLHRVGEQLEKMNAQRMDELFVLIRDGFLLPTGLSSLAQLLLLEIIEFRAAGWKMTPAAHKYYYSEVSD
- the MIF4GD gene encoding MIF4G domain-containing protein isoform X3 is translated as MGEPSREEYKIQSFDAETQQLLKTALKAPSLECTAACFETEDGEYFVCQRSYTNCPHLMPSRCDTQDRNPGAVDLDKVANVIVDHSLQDCVFSKEAGRMCYAIIQAESKQAGQSVFRRGLLNRLQQEYQAREQLRARSLQGWVCYVTFICNIFDYLRVNNMPMMALVNPVYDCLFRLAQPDSLSKEEEVDCLVLQLHRVGEQLEKMNAQRMDELFVLIRDGFLLPTGLSSLAQLLLLEIIEFRAAGWKMTPAAHKYYYSEVSD